A genomic segment from Stappia indica encodes:
- a CDS encoding ExbD/TolR family protein: MIKVRQAPPKRQAESTISLINIVFLMLIFFLIAGQLAPPVDPDVTLAETTEAPPLAPPDALFADSEGRLSHRGQPVEIAAYLAALGADGPASGLAPGPAPGPVPGEDAGTGGPAVLLAVDRDLDAARMLEIADQLYRAGAGKVSLVTRGAE, from the coding sequence ATGATCAAGGTTCGCCAGGCACCGCCCAAGCGTCAGGCGGAAAGCACCATCTCCTTGATCAACATCGTCTTCCTGATGCTGATCTTCTTCCTCATCGCCGGCCAGCTCGCCCCGCCCGTCGACCCGGACGTGACGCTTGCCGAGACGACCGAGGCGCCGCCGCTCGCCCCGCCGGACGCGCTCTTTGCCGACAGCGAGGGGCGCCTGTCCCATCGCGGCCAGCCGGTCGAGATTGCAGCCTATCTCGCGGCCCTCGGTGCGGATGGCCCAGCATCGGGCCTCGCACCGGGCCCCGCACCGGGCCCCGTTCCCGGCGAAGACGCCGGCACTGGCGGCCCCGCCGTCCTGCTGGCCGTCGACCGCGATCTCGACGCGGCGCGCATGCTGGAGATCGCCGACCAGCTCTACCGGGCCGGCGCCGGCAAGGTATCGCTCGTAACCAGGGGAGCAGAATGA
- a CDS encoding energy transducer TonB family protein yields the protein MKLRPHHVAAALMISTAVHASAVAVIMHESSGVQIEGGGSVLSAELGDAFVDALQAGADGEHTEVTSETSEVVTPIDAPEGEKPVEHATALEESLSEEATAPDVPHSEAVPPEEVVEAVEPPAEPTPVASETAEPLSQTAETTPAEETVEALPMEMAALAPGIVATAVPTAVEQAAEVAEAAPVQASVSPVEAQPTPSTERLEAVAAVPMPQARPKDLKIAEVRREAPARKADTVKRQKEKAASVRSKKTTSGHGGNSNATAKAGGSRNVGKSKEFGNADASNYMGKVQSRLERAKRRGRVGRQRGMAVVTFVVASNGSLAGARLVKSSGNETIDRAALSTVQRAQPFPPIPPEARRKNWSFTSEIKFE from the coding sequence ATGAAGCTGAGACCGCATCATGTCGCCGCGGCTCTCATGATCTCGACGGCGGTGCACGCCTCGGCGGTCGCCGTCATCATGCACGAGAGTTCCGGCGTCCAGATCGAGGGCGGCGGCTCTGTCCTGTCGGCCGAGCTCGGCGATGCCTTTGTCGATGCGCTGCAGGCCGGCGCCGATGGCGAGCACACCGAAGTGACGAGCGAAACGTCGGAAGTCGTTACGCCCATCGACGCGCCGGAGGGCGAGAAGCCCGTCGAGCACGCCACCGCGCTGGAAGAGTCCCTGAGCGAGGAAGCGACTGCGCCCGACGTGCCGCACAGCGAGGCCGTGCCGCCGGAAGAGGTGGTGGAGGCTGTCGAGCCGCCGGCCGAGCCGACCCCGGTCGCCAGCGAGACCGCCGAGCCCCTGTCGCAGACCGCCGAGACCACGCCGGCCGAGGAGACCGTCGAGGCGCTGCCGATGGAGATGGCGGCCCTTGCGCCGGGGATCGTCGCGACCGCCGTGCCCACCGCCGTCGAGCAGGCGGCCGAGGTTGCCGAGGCAGCTCCCGTCCAGGCCAGCGTCTCGCCGGTCGAGGCGCAGCCCACGCCCTCGACCGAGCGGCTGGAGGCGGTCGCCGCCGTGCCGATGCCGCAGGCCCGGCCGAAGGACCTGAAGATCGCCGAGGTCCGCCGCGAAGCCCCGGCCCGCAAGGCCGACACCGTCAAGCGGCAGAAGGAGAAGGCCGCCAGCGTCCGCTCGAAGAAGACCACCAGCGGCCATGGCGGCAACTCGAACGCCACCGCCAAGGCCGGCGGCTCCCGCAATGTCGGCAAGTCGAAGGAGTTCGGCAACGCCGACGCCTCCAACTACATGGGCAAGGTGCAAAGCAGGCTCGAGCGCGCGAAGCGGCGCGGCAGGGTCGGCCGACAGCGGGGTATGGCGGTGGTAACTTTCGTCGTCGCCAGCAATGGCAGTCTTGCCGGCGCGCGTCTGGTCAAGAGCTCCGGCAACGAGACCATCGACCGGGCGGCGCTGAGCACGGTGCAGCGGGCGCAGCCTTTCCCCCCGATCCCGCCGGAGGCACGGCGCAAGAACTGGAGTTTCACCTCGGAGATCAAGTTCGAGTGA
- a CDS encoding DUF2254 domain-containing protein, protein MFKSLSLLRLQRMVRGFLFVPAVLAICGLLLAGLAVSIDRSDLFDPVFEALPFLNISTSGARSVLGTIAGAMMTVISLVYSLTLVVFTLAAGNIGPRLLETFTDNRVNQSTIGLLGATFLYSLFVLYVVGENEVPRLSVAIAIALATTSFFWVVYFVHDTARRVMVDNEIARTQRSLRAAIDRLLADEPKEEPDDRDAIPDGEGTAVPAHSSGYVTAVQAEALLHHAVEQDGFVQVVARPGHFIIAGTPIAILRQVGGDEKALAGAVHRSILLADARSADGDILFNVHLNVEIALRALSPGINDSYTAISAVDQLSASLAIILQRGAPSSLICDEEDKPRVWLELIEVKEIVGTALHPLRRAASGNVMVVLRLAQAIGRMALVCRGDHATILRTHLRLIATDANIAVRNRDDRAEVAHELYKAHRNLKRADGRR, encoded by the coding sequence GTGTTCAAGAGCCTTTCCCTGCTTCGGTTGCAGCGCATGGTGCGGGGGTTCCTCTTCGTGCCGGCGGTGCTGGCGATCTGCGGCCTGCTTCTGGCCGGTCTGGCGGTGTCCATCGACCGTTCGGATCTGTTCGACCCCGTCTTCGAGGCGCTGCCCTTCCTCAACATTTCCACCAGCGGCGCCCGTTCCGTGCTGGGCACGATCGCGGGCGCGATGATGACCGTCATCAGCCTCGTCTATTCCCTGACCCTGGTGGTGTTCACGCTGGCGGCGGGCAATATCGGACCACGGCTGCTGGAGACGTTTACCGACAATCGTGTCAATCAATCGACCATCGGGCTGCTCGGCGCCACCTTTCTCTATTCCCTCTTTGTCCTCTATGTGGTCGGCGAAAACGAGGTGCCGCGCCTTTCGGTCGCGATTGCCATCGCCCTGGCTACCACGAGCTTCTTCTGGGTCGTGTATTTCGTCCATGACACGGCCCGCCGGGTGATGGTGGATAACGAGATCGCCCGGACCCAGCGCTCGCTGCGCGCGGCCATCGACCGGCTGCTGGCCGACGAGCCGAAGGAGGAGCCCGACGACCGCGACGCCATCCCGGATGGCGAGGGAACCGCGGTGCCCGCGCACTCCTCCGGCTATGTCACGGCCGTGCAGGCGGAAGCCCTGCTGCACCACGCCGTCGAGCAGGACGGGTTCGTCCAGGTGGTGGCGCGGCCGGGCCATTTCATCATCGCCGGGACGCCGATCGCGATCCTGCGCCAGGTCGGCGGCGACGAAAAGGCGCTGGCCGGGGCAGTACATCGCTCGATCTTGCTGGCCGACGCGCGCTCCGCCGACGGGGATATCCTGTTCAACGTCCATCTCAACGTCGAGATCGCGCTGCGGGCGCTGTCGCCGGGCATCAACGATTCCTATACGGCGATCAGCGCCGTGGACCAGCTGTCGGCCTCGCTGGCGATCATCCTGCAGCGCGGCGCGCCGTCCTCGCTGATCTGCGACGAGGAGGACAAGCCGCGCGTCTGGCTGGAGCTGATCGAGGTGAAGGAGATCGTCGGCACCGCGCTCCATCCGCTGCGGCGGGCAGCGAGCGGCAACGTCATGGTGGTGCTGCGGCTCGCACAGGCCATCGGCCGCATGGCCCTCGTGTGCCGGGGCGACCACGCGACCATCCTGCGCACGCATCTTCGCCTGATCGCCACCGACGCCAACATCGCCGTGCGCAACCGCGACGACCGGGCGGAAGTGGCGCATGAGCTCTACAAGGCGCATCGCAACCTGAAGAGGGCCGACGGGCGGCGCTGA
- a CDS encoding extensin family protein, with the protein MTGCIAALRQLGAVFERLPPVEAPGACGIEDAVSVSAVGGMALVPEAVLSCDTAAVAARFAAQVVAPLASSTLGSDVAQIRVAASYHCRGRNRIAGARLSEHSFGRAIDIRGLVLKDGREFAVAPRQTGSDAGEAMRLQKALRSAACGPFTTVLGPGSDAYHDDHFHLDTKPRRSPYCR; encoded by the coding sequence GTGACGGGGTGCATCGCGGCGCTGCGCCAGCTCGGCGCCGTTTTCGAGCGGTTGCCTCCGGTCGAGGCGCCCGGTGCCTGCGGCATCGAGGATGCCGTCTCCGTTTCGGCGGTCGGCGGCATGGCGCTGGTTCCCGAAGCGGTGCTGTCCTGCGATACGGCGGCCGTCGCGGCGCGCTTTGCCGCGCAGGTTGTCGCCCCGCTGGCAAGCTCCACGCTCGGCTCCGACGTTGCCCAGATCCGCGTCGCCGCCTCCTATCATTGCCGGGGCCGCAACCGCATTGCCGGCGCAAGGCTCAGCGAGCATTCCTTCGGCCGGGCCATCGATATCCGCGGGCTCGTTCTGAAGGACGGGCGGGAGTTCGCCGTTGCCCCGCGCCAGACCGGCAGCGATGCCGGCGAGGCGATGCGGCTGCAAAAAGCGCTGAGATCTGCGGCATGCGGGCCCTTCACCACCGTGCTGGGACCGGGCTCTGACGCCTATCACGACGACCACTTCCACCTCGACACGAAGCCGCGCCGCTCGCCTTATTGCCGCTAG
- a CDS encoding PHA/PHB synthase family protein: protein MTRRAQDKAELLAGTALAGAGAPPANAQVGSPGAPAPAHHLHETMDRGVRAAAARVTGGLSPHAFIEAWSDWALHMSRAPGRQLELFERAQENALKLAAACLPGAEGEASAPFAPKAFDHRFEHPGWETLPFRTWKQGFLAVQDWWDHATDRLRGLEEQDANRTRFMARQALDLVSPSNFPLTNPEIIEATIRQGGRNFVEGAGHFSQDLVKTLTQRHDPPPEGFRLGTDLACTPGSVVYRNDILELIQYAPTTEKVQAEPILIVPAWIMKYYILDLSPQNSMVKYLVDQGFTVFMISWVNPTAAQADLSLEDYRKRGVMAALDAVSAIVPDQRIHAVGYCLGGTMLAIAAATMARDCDERLASVTLMAAQVDFVEAGELLLFLDESQVAFLEDMMWDQGYLDRPQMARTFAAIRAEDLIYTRAVRRYLLGQDDLPTDIGVWNGDTTRMPARMHSQYLRGLFLENRLTAGRFAVEGRVIALKDISAPMFVVATETDHIAPWTSVYKTQLFTDNDLTFVLTKGGHNGGILSEPGHPRRHYRLSHRPAGAHYSGPDGWLDRHRPRTGSWWPEWSAWLLARSSAEGIPPAVGAPDKGLPPLEPAPGSYIHLM, encoded by the coding sequence ATGACCAGGCGCGCGCAAGACAAAGCCGAACTCCTTGCCGGCACCGCCCTTGCGGGGGCCGGTGCCCCGCCAGCTAACGCGCAGGTCGGGTCGCCGGGCGCGCCGGCACCTGCCCATCACCTGCACGAGACGATGGACCGCGGCGTCCGCGCGGCCGCCGCGCGGGTGACCGGGGGCCTCTCGCCGCATGCCTTCATCGAGGCCTGGAGCGACTGGGCGCTGCATATGAGCCGGGCGCCCGGACGCCAGTTGGAACTGTTCGAGCGCGCGCAGGAAAATGCGCTGAAACTGGCAGCAGCCTGCCTGCCGGGCGCCGAGGGCGAGGCCAGCGCTCCCTTCGCGCCCAAGGCTTTCGACCACCGTTTCGAGCATCCGGGCTGGGAAACGCTGCCGTTCCGCACCTGGAAACAGGGCTTTCTCGCCGTTCAGGACTGGTGGGACCATGCGACCGACCGCCTGCGCGGGCTGGAGGAGCAGGACGCCAACCGGACCCGCTTCATGGCGCGGCAGGCGCTCGACCTGGTCTCGCCCTCCAACTTCCCCTTGACCAATCCGGAGATCATCGAGGCGACGATCCGCCAGGGTGGGCGCAATTTCGTGGAAGGGGCGGGGCATTTCTCGCAGGACCTCGTCAAGACGCTGACCCAGCGCCACGACCCGCCGCCCGAGGGCTTCAGGCTCGGAACCGATCTTGCCTGCACCCCCGGCAGCGTCGTCTACCGCAATGATATCCTTGAGCTTATCCAGTACGCGCCGACGACCGAAAAGGTGCAGGCCGAGCCGATCCTGATCGTTCCGGCCTGGATCATGAAGTACTACATTCTCGACCTGTCGCCGCAGAACTCGATGGTGAAATACCTCGTCGATCAAGGCTTTACGGTCTTCATGATCTCCTGGGTGAACCCGACCGCCGCGCAGGCCGATCTGTCGCTGGAGGACTATCGCAAGCGCGGTGTCATGGCAGCGCTGGACGCCGTATCCGCCATCGTCCCGGACCAGCGCATCCATGCCGTCGGCTATTGTCTCGGCGGCACGATGCTGGCGATTGCCGCGGCCACCATGGCGCGGGACTGCGACGAGCGCCTCGCTTCGGTCACGCTGATGGCCGCGCAGGTGGATTTTGTCGAGGCCGGGGAGTTGCTGCTCTTTCTCGACGAAAGCCAGGTGGCGTTCCTGGAGGATATGATGTGGGACCAGGGCTATCTCGACCGCCCGCAAATGGCCCGCACCTTCGCCGCGATCCGCGCCGAGGACCTGATCTATACCCGTGCCGTGCGCCGCTATCTGCTCGGCCAGGACGATCTCCCCACCGACATCGGCGTCTGGAACGGGGATACGACCCGCATGCCGGCACGCATGCACTCGCAGTATCTGCGCGGCCTTTTCCTGGAAAACCGGCTGACGGCCGGCCGCTTCGCGGTCGAGGGGCGCGTCATCGCCTTGAAGGACATCTCCGCGCCGATGTTCGTCGTGGCGACCGAGACCGATCACATCGCGCCGTGGACATCCGTCTACAAGACCCAGCTTTTCACGGACAACGACCTGACTTTCGTGCTGACCAAGGGCGGGCATAACGGCGGCATTCTGAGCGAGCCGGGGCATCCGCGCCGGCATTATCGCCTGTCTCATCGCCCGGCCGGCGCCCATTATTCCGGCCCCGACGGCTGGCTGGACCGGCACCGGCCGCGCACCGGCTCCTGGTGGCCGGAATGGTCCGCCTGGCTCCTCGCGCGCAGCAGCGCAGAGGGGATACCTCCGGCCGTCGGCGCACCTGACAAGGGGTTACCCCCGCTGGAGCCGGCCCCCGGCAGCTACATTCATCTGATGTGA
- a CDS encoding ABC transporter substrate-binding protein codes for MSSSFSLAAATLALATLALASAARAEPTSYPLTIENCGATVTFEKAPQRAVALGQNSAEILLLLGLEDRLAASAFWPTKVLPELAEANGKVKLLTVELPTLESILAEEPDFVAAQLPLLLGPDSKVSKREDFEALDIPSYLAPGICNTRKDTGDFYGSRQQLWNMDLLYQEIDELSRIFDVADRGQKLIAEFKKREADLRARLGDNPDLTFLFWFSSPSVADDAYLGGKNGASGFIADVLGGRNAITTEAEWPTVGWEGIIAANPTVIVAASLDRNRWDLDKAENKIAFLKGDPTVSQMEAVQKGYIVTMNGAAMNPTIRTIYGAEEVAAQLEALGLLK; via the coding sequence ATGTCTTCCAGCTTCTCTCTCGCCGCCGCCACGCTCGCGCTGGCCACCCTTGCCCTTGCGTCCGCCGCCCGGGCCGAGCCGACCAGCTACCCGCTGACGATCGAAAACTGCGGTGCGACGGTCACGTTCGAGAAGGCGCCGCAGCGCGCGGTTGCACTCGGCCAGAACAGCGCCGAAATCCTGCTGCTGCTCGGGCTGGAGGACCGTCTTGCCGCGTCCGCCTTCTGGCCGACCAAGGTGCTGCCGGAGCTTGCCGAAGCGAACGGGAAGGTGAAGCTGCTCACCGTGGAGCTGCCGACGCTGGAATCGATCCTGGCCGAGGAGCCCGACTTCGTCGCCGCCCAGTTGCCGCTGCTGCTCGGGCCCGACAGCAAGGTGTCCAAGCGCGAGGATTTCGAGGCGCTCGACATCCCCAGTTACCTGGCGCCGGGCATCTGCAACACCCGCAAGGACACCGGCGACTTCTATGGCAGCCGCCAGCAGCTGTGGAACATGGATCTCCTGTACCAGGAGATCGACGAGCTTTCGCGGATCTTCGACGTCGCCGACCGCGGCCAGAAGCTGATCGCGGAGTTCAAGAAGCGCGAGGCGGACCTGCGCGCCCGTCTCGGGGACAACCCGGACCTGACCTTCCTGTTCTGGTTCTCCAGCCCGTCCGTTGCGGACGATGCCTATCTCGGCGGCAAGAACGGCGCCTCCGGCTTCATCGCCGACGTGCTGGGCGGCCGCAACGCCATCACCACCGAGGCCGAATGGCCGACGGTCGGCTGGGAAGGCATCATCGCCGCCAATCCGACGGTGATCGTCGCCGCCTCCCTCGACCGCAACCGCTGGGACCTCGACAAGGCGGAAAACAAGATCGCCTTCCTGAAGGGCGATCCGACCGTCAGCCAGATGGAGGCGGTGCAGAAGGGCTATATCGTCACCATGAACGGGGCGGCGATGAACCCGACCATCCGCACCATCTACGGCGCGGAGGAAGTCGCCGCGCAGCTCGAGGCGCTCGGGCTCCTGAAGTGA
- a CDS encoding FecCD family ABC transporter permease, whose amino-acid sequence MTISPSRASLQFAALVVGSLAVLVLAVATAVGIGEMHIPLRTVALAVTNQFGWTSADISRIQASVIWDLRLSRALVAALCGAGLAMCGAILQSLLRNALAEPYVLGISAGASTGAVAVIILGVGAGAVTLSMGAFAGALSAFLFVAVLSGGGRGGADRTILSGVAAAQLFNALTAYIVTTSGNAQQARDVMFWLLGSLGGVRWPEFQLLAVVVAIGLGVCIWYARALDAFTFGDDAAASMGIPVERVRLVLFAITAVMTATIVSMVGSIGFVGLVVPHAVRFLIGPGHIRLLPACLLVGAVFMVLADIVSRSVMQQQTLPIGIVTALVGVPCFALILYRARPAT is encoded by the coding sequence GTGACGATATCCCCGTCGAGGGCGAGCCTGCAGTTCGCCGCATTGGTGGTCGGATCGCTGGCCGTCCTGGTGCTGGCGGTCGCCACGGCGGTGGGGATAGGCGAGATGCATATCCCGCTGCGCACCGTGGCGCTCGCCGTGACCAACCAGTTCGGCTGGACATCCGCCGACATCAGCCGGATCCAGGCCAGCGTGATCTGGGACCTGCGGCTCAGCCGCGCGCTCGTCGCCGCGCTCTGCGGCGCGGGCCTGGCTATGTGCGGTGCTATCCTCCAGTCGCTGCTGCGCAATGCCCTGGCCGAGCCCTATGTGCTCGGCATCTCGGCCGGCGCTTCGACGGGGGCCGTCGCGGTCATTATCCTCGGCGTCGGCGCCGGAGCGGTGACGCTGTCCATGGGCGCCTTCGCCGGGGCGTTGTCGGCCTTCCTCTTCGTCGCGGTCCTGTCCGGCGGCGGGCGGGGCGGGGCCGACCGCACCATCCTGTCCGGCGTCGCGGCCGCCCAGCTTTTCAACGCGCTCACCGCCTATATCGTCACCACCTCGGGCAATGCCCAGCAGGCGCGCGACGTGATGTTCTGGCTGCTCGGAAGCCTCGGCGGCGTGCGCTGGCCGGAGTTCCAGCTGCTGGCCGTGGTGGTCGCGATCGGTCTCGGCGTGTGCATCTGGTATGCCCGGGCGCTCGACGCCTTCACCTTCGGCGATGACGCCGCCGCCTCCATGGGGATACCCGTGGAGCGCGTCCGACTTGTCCTCTTCGCTATCACCGCGGTGATGACGGCGACCATCGTCAGCATGGTCGGGTCCATCGGCTTCGTCGGCCTGGTGGTTCCGCACGCGGTGCGCTTCCTCATCGGGCCCGGTCACATCCGCCTTCTGCCCGCCTGCCTGCTGGTCGGCGCCGTGTTCATGGTGCTCGCCGACATCGTCTCGCGCAGCGTCATGCAGCAGCAGACGCTGCCGATCGGCATCGTCACGGCGCTGGTCGGCGTGCCGTGTTTTGCGTTGATACTTTACCGCGCGAGGCCCGCAACATGA